The Populus alba chromosome 6, ASM523922v2, whole genome shotgun sequence genome contains a region encoding:
- the LOC118030811 gene encoding serine/threonine protein phosphatase 2A 55 kDa regulatory subunit B beta isoform isoform X1: MNGGGSEEAAEAVAAAAAPVEAPLQLEWKFAQVFGERTAGEEVQEVDIISAIEFDRTGDHLATGDRGGRVVLFERTDTRDHGGNRRDLERMDFPINRHPEFRYKTEFQSHEPEFDYLKSLEIEEKINKIKWCQSANGALFLLSTNDKTIKFWKVQEKKVKKICDMNVDPAKAAGNGPLVGPSISTSSKPYTANGGCLDKPLGLSNDFSFPPGGVSSLHLPVVLTSIETSLVPRCRRIYAHAHDYHINSISNNSDGETFISADDLRINLWNLEISNQSFNIVDVKPANMEDLTEVITSAEFHPTHCNMLAYSSSRGSIRLVDMRQSALCDSHSKLFEEQEVPGSRSFFTEIIASISDIKFAKDGRYILSRDYMTLKLWDINMDSGPVSTFQVHEYLRPKLCDLYENDSIFDKFECCLSGDGLRVATGSYSNLFRVFGCTDGSTEATTLEASKNPMRRQVQTPSRPSRSLGTLSRGFRRGADNSGADTNGNAFDFTTKLLHLAWHPTENSLACAASNSLYMYYA; the protein is encoded by the exons ATGAACGGAGGCGGCAGCGAAGAAGCTGCGGAGGCTGTGGCGGCAGCGGCAGCACCGGTGGAAGCGCCGTTGCAGCTTGAATGGAAATTCGCGCAGGTTTTTGGAGAGCGAACAGCCGGTGAAGAAGTACAGGAAG TCGATATCATATCTGCCATTGAATTTGATAGAACTGGCGATCATCTCGCTACTGGTGATCGTGGAGGTCGAGTGGTTTTATTTGAAAGAACTGACACAAGAGAT CATGGTGGAAATCGGAGAGATCTAGAGAGGATGGATTTTCCAATTAACAGGCACCCTGAGTTCCGTTACAAAACAGAGTTTCAGAGCCACGAACCGGAG TTTGATTATCTAAAGAGCTTGGAAATTGAGGAGAAGATCAACAAGATTAAATGGTGCCAGTCAGCCAATGGTGCATTGTTTCTTCTGTCGACTAATGACAAAACCATCAAATTTTGGAAG GTTCAAGAAAAGAAGGTCAAGAAAATATGTGACATGAATGTTGACCCTGCAAAAGCTGCTGGAAATGGTCCTCTTGTAGGTCCAAGTATATCAACAAGCTCCAAACCATATACTGCCAACGGAGGATGTTTGGATAAACCCTTGGGTTTGAGCAATGACTTTTCTTTCCCACCCGGGGGTGTCTCGTCTCTACATTTACCTGTGGTA TTGACCAGTATTGAAACGAGCCTTGTGCCTAGGTGTCGGAGAATATATGCTCATGCCCATGACTATCACATTAACTCCATTTCTAACAACAG tGATGGTGAAACTTTTATATCTGCTGATGATCTGCGAATAAATCTTTGGAATTTGGAAATAAGCAATCAGAGTTTCAATATTGTTGATGTAAAGCCTGCAAACATGGAGGATCTGACCG AGGTGATAACTTCAGCAGAATTTCATCCTACTCATTGTAATATGTTGGCTTATAGTAGTTCAAGGGGCTCAATTCGTTTAGTTGACATGCGACAGTCAGCTCTATGTGATTCTCATAGCAAATT GTTTGAGGAACAAGAGGTGCCTGGTTCAAGATCCTTCTTCACGGAGATAATTGCCTCAATCTCAGATATTAAATTTGCCAAGGATGGGAGATATATTCTTAGTCGTGATTACATGACTCTcaag TTGTGGGACATAAATATGGACTCTGGACCAGTTTCCACCTTCCAGGTTCATGAATACCTTAGACCTAAG CTTTGTGATCTGTATGAAAACGATTCCATCTTTGACAAATTCGAGTGTTGTCTGAGTGGAGATGGACTTCGAGTGGCAACTGGTTCCTACAG CAACCTATTTCGAGTGTTTGGTTGTACTGATGGAAGCACTGAAGCAACAACATTGGAAGCCAGCAAGAATCCAATGAG GAGACAGGTTCAAACCCCATCAAGGCCCTCTAGATCTCTGGGCACCCTTTCCCGTGGTTTTAGGCGAG GAGCTGACAACTCTGGAGCTGATACAAACGGAAATGCGTTTGATTTCACAACCAAGTTGTTGCATCTAGCATGGCATCCAACCGAGAACTCACTCGCCTGTGCTGCTTCAAACAGCCTTTACATGTATTATGCATGA
- the LOC118030811 gene encoding serine/threonine protein phosphatase 2A 55 kDa regulatory subunit B beta isoform isoform X2: MNGGGSEEAAEAVAAAAAPVEAPLQLEWKFAQVFGERTAGEEVQEVDIISAIEFDRTGDHLATGDRGGRVVLFERTDTRDHGGNRRDLERMDFPINRHPEFRYKTEFQSHEPEFDYLKSLEIEEKINKIKWCQSANGALFLLSTNDKTIKFWKVQEKKVKKICDMNVDPAKAAGNGPLVGPSISTSSKPYTANGGCLDKPLGLSNDFSFPPGGVSSLHLPVLTSIETSLVPRCRRIYAHAHDYHINSISNNSDGETFISADDLRINLWNLEISNQSFNIVDVKPANMEDLTEVITSAEFHPTHCNMLAYSSSRGSIRLVDMRQSALCDSHSKLFEEQEVPGSRSFFTEIIASISDIKFAKDGRYILSRDYMTLKLWDINMDSGPVSTFQVHEYLRPKLCDLYENDSIFDKFECCLSGDGLRVATGSYSNLFRVFGCTDGSTEATTLEASKNPMRRQVQTPSRPSRSLGTLSRGFRRGADNSGADTNGNAFDFTTKLLHLAWHPTENSLACAASNSLYMYYA; this comes from the exons ATGAACGGAGGCGGCAGCGAAGAAGCTGCGGAGGCTGTGGCGGCAGCGGCAGCACCGGTGGAAGCGCCGTTGCAGCTTGAATGGAAATTCGCGCAGGTTTTTGGAGAGCGAACAGCCGGTGAAGAAGTACAGGAAG TCGATATCATATCTGCCATTGAATTTGATAGAACTGGCGATCATCTCGCTACTGGTGATCGTGGAGGTCGAGTGGTTTTATTTGAAAGAACTGACACAAGAGAT CATGGTGGAAATCGGAGAGATCTAGAGAGGATGGATTTTCCAATTAACAGGCACCCTGAGTTCCGTTACAAAACAGAGTTTCAGAGCCACGAACCGGAG TTTGATTATCTAAAGAGCTTGGAAATTGAGGAGAAGATCAACAAGATTAAATGGTGCCAGTCAGCCAATGGTGCATTGTTTCTTCTGTCGACTAATGACAAAACCATCAAATTTTGGAAG GTTCAAGAAAAGAAGGTCAAGAAAATATGTGACATGAATGTTGACCCTGCAAAAGCTGCTGGAAATGGTCCTCTTGTAGGTCCAAGTATATCAACAAGCTCCAAACCATATACTGCCAACGGAGGATGTTTGGATAAACCCTTGGGTTTGAGCAATGACTTTTCTTTCCCACCCGGGGGTGTCTCGTCTCTACATTTACCTGTG TTGACCAGTATTGAAACGAGCCTTGTGCCTAGGTGTCGGAGAATATATGCTCATGCCCATGACTATCACATTAACTCCATTTCTAACAACAG tGATGGTGAAACTTTTATATCTGCTGATGATCTGCGAATAAATCTTTGGAATTTGGAAATAAGCAATCAGAGTTTCAATATTGTTGATGTAAAGCCTGCAAACATGGAGGATCTGACCG AGGTGATAACTTCAGCAGAATTTCATCCTACTCATTGTAATATGTTGGCTTATAGTAGTTCAAGGGGCTCAATTCGTTTAGTTGACATGCGACAGTCAGCTCTATGTGATTCTCATAGCAAATT GTTTGAGGAACAAGAGGTGCCTGGTTCAAGATCCTTCTTCACGGAGATAATTGCCTCAATCTCAGATATTAAATTTGCCAAGGATGGGAGATATATTCTTAGTCGTGATTACATGACTCTcaag TTGTGGGACATAAATATGGACTCTGGACCAGTTTCCACCTTCCAGGTTCATGAATACCTTAGACCTAAG CTTTGTGATCTGTATGAAAACGATTCCATCTTTGACAAATTCGAGTGTTGTCTGAGTGGAGATGGACTTCGAGTGGCAACTGGTTCCTACAG CAACCTATTTCGAGTGTTTGGTTGTACTGATGGAAGCACTGAAGCAACAACATTGGAAGCCAGCAAGAATCCAATGAG GAGACAGGTTCAAACCCCATCAAGGCCCTCTAGATCTCTGGGCACCCTTTCCCGTGGTTTTAGGCGAG GAGCTGACAACTCTGGAGCTGATACAAACGGAAATGCGTTTGATTTCACAACCAAGTTGTTGCATCTAGCATGGCATCCAACCGAGAACTCACTCGCCTGTGCTGCTTCAAACAGCCTTTACATGTATTATGCATGA
- the LOC118030812 gene encoding probable inactive poly [ADP-ribose] polymerase SRO3 has translation MIEEEEEQDQLSMSVDHHEYIVEDASSETDESSDPRPEAAADQFKNFTRNGMIKIGEESSQYEPVKRRFLAGMKQYAGDTDVVALHKISGSTLAVQARFAAFRVYEGAVLKKSEGKWQGEGEGEGVANIMYGWYGGSKEEITQIISHGFSRCNGQSHGVGVYLSPTNFLLDGLASSSADENGIRHMLLCNVLMGKMEVIPAGSKQMYPSSEEFDTGVDNLEAPRRLVVWSAFMNSHIFPIHIVSFKVPSFHVLLRNQISELKKHGPISVAALFPVLVKFLGPTKKALMAKIFDDLRKCKITRLQLVKSLRRVVGDDQLLIAIIESYRDKLAVRKHQAVQVGHRQQLI, from the exons atgatagaggaggaggaggaacaaGATCAATTGTCAATGTCAGTAGATCATCACGAGTATATCGTGGAGGATGCTAGTTCAGAAACCGATGAGTCTTCTGATCCACGACCTGAAGCTGCCGCTGATCAATTCAAGAATTTTACTCGAAATGGAATGATCAAGATTGGAGAAGAATCCAGCCAATATGAACCAGTGAAGAGGAGGTTTCTTGCGGGCATGAAACAATATGCCGGGGACACAGATGTTGTTGCCTTACACAAGATTTCGGGCTCTACTCTGGCGGTGCAGGCTCGGTTCGCTGCGTTTAGGGTTTATGAAGGGGCCGTTTTAAAGAAGAGTGAAGGGAAATGgcaaggagaaggagaaggagaaggggtTGCAAATATAATGTATGGTTGGTACGGTGGCTCAAAGGAGGAAATTACTCAAATAATTTCTCATGGGTTTAGTCGGTGTAATGGTCAATCACATGGTGTTGGTGTTTATTTGTCTCCTACCAATTTTCTCCTTGATGg GCTGGCATCTTCAAGCGCTGATGAAAACGGGATAAGGCATATGTTGTTATGTAACGTTTTAATGGGGAAGATGGAAGTGATTCCTGCGGGTTCCAAGCAAATGTATCCAAGTTCGGAGGAGTTTGACACCGGTGTTGACAATCTTGAAGCACCAAGAAGATTGGTTGTGTGGAGTGCTTTCATGAATTCTCACATTTTCCCTATTCACATAGTGAGTTTTAAGGTCCCTTCTTTCCATGTTTTGCTAAGAAATCAGATCAGTGAACTGAAAAAACACGGTCCTATTAGTGTTGCTGCTCTATTTCCTGTACTGGTAAAGTTCTTGGGTCCTACCAAGAAGGCTTTGATGGCAAAAATCTTTGATGACTTACGCAAATGTAAGATTACCCGACTGCAGCTGGTCAAGAGTCTGAGGCGGGTTGTTGGGGACGACCAGCTGTTGATTGCGATCATTGAGTCATACCGAGACAAGCTTGCGGTAAGAAAGCATCAAGCAGTACAAGTGGGGCACAGGCAGCAGCTTATATAA
- the LOC118030813 gene encoding pentatricopeptide repeat-containing protein At5g66520 isoform X1 → MILPRNLISLSQTKQAHARIIVSSLAGKASLMGHLLSFLAIFPSSPFDYSLSIYRTIKNPNVFASNNMIRCFAKSDSPLQSLVLYSSVLRNCVRPNNYSFTFLLQACSKGLGLDEGVQVHGHVLKFGFGEDVYVRNALIHLYSSCCRTESSKQVFDESPHHCDVVTWNAMLAGFARDGQVSVVEKLFDEMPGRDVISWNTMLMAYVHNGNLGEALECFKRMRESGLVPDEATLVTMLSASAQLSLLEHGRSIHSIIDSLNLPMTISIGTALLDMYAKCGCIEQSRLLFENMPRREVSTWNVMICGLASHGLGKDALTLFERFLNEGLHPMNVTFVGVLNACSRAGLVKEGRHYFQMMTDSYGIEPEMEHYGCMVDLLGRAGLVFEAIKVIENMAISPDPVLWAMVLCACRIHGLPELGEKIGNRLIELDPTYDGHYVQLASIYANSRKWEDVVRVRRLMAERNTSKVAGWSLIEAQGKVHRFVAGHGEHEQSLEIQKMLEIIETRLAAAGYVPNVSPVLHDIGEEEKENAIKVHSERLAIAFGLLVTGPGSCIRIVKNLRVCWDCHEVTKMITRVFGREIIVRDGSRFHHFKEGKCSCLDYW, encoded by the coding sequence ATGATTTTGCCTCGAAACCTTATATCCTTATCCCAAACAAAGCAAGCCCATGCTCGCATCATTGTCTCCAGTCTCGCAGGCAAAGCATCCCTTATGGGTCatctcctttctttccttgCTATATTCCCTTCCAGCCCTTTTGATTACTCCCTCTCAATTTACCGTACAATCAAAAACCCAAACGTTTTTGCCTCCAATAACATGATTCGGTGCTTTGCCAAGAGCGACTCGCCTCTACAATCACTTGTTCTTTACTCTAGTGTCTTAAGAAACTGTGTAAGACCCAATAACTATAGTTTTACTTTTCTCTTGCAAGCTTGTAGTAAGGGTTTGGGTTTGGATGAAGGGGTTCAAGTTCATGGGCACGTGCTTAAATTTGGTTTTGGTGAGGATGTTTATGTGAGAAATGCATTGATCCATTTATATTCTTCTTGTTGTAGAACTGAGAGTTCGAAACAAGTGTTTGACGAAAGTCCGCATCATTGTGACGTTGTTACTTGGAATGCAATGTTGGCTGGTTTTGCAAGAGATGGGCAGGTTAGTGTTGTAGAGaaattgtttgatgaaatgcccGGAAGAGATGTCATTTCATGGAATACGATGCTTATGGCTTATGTTCATAATGGGAACCTTGGAGAAGCATTAGAGTGTTTTAAGAGGATGAGAGAGAGTGGGTTAGTACCAGATGAGGCCACGTTGGTGACAATGCTCTCAGCATCAGCACAATTAAGTTTGCTTGAACATGGTCGGTCAATTCATTCGATTATAGATTCTCTGAATCTCCCAATGACTATTAGCATTGGGACTGCGCTTCTGGACATGTATGCAAAATGTGGATGCATTGAACAGTCTAGGCTTTTGTTTGAAAACATGCCTCGAAGAGAGGTTTCTACATGGAATGTTATGATTTGTGGATTGGCCTCGCATGGACTTGGAAAGGATGCTCTCACACTCTTTGAGAGGTTCTTAAATGAAGGACTTCATCCCATGAATGTAACCTTTGTGGGGGTTCTGAATGCTTGTAGTCGAGCAGGTTTGGTTAAGGAGGGCAGACATTATTTTCAGATGATGACAGATAGCTATGGCATTGAGCCGGAGATGGAGCATTATGGCTGCATGGTTGATCTCTTAGGACGAGCTGGTTTAGTATTTGAGGCTATCAAAGTGATTGAGAACATGGCTATCTCACCAGACCCAGTGTTGTGGGCGATGGTTCTTTGTGCTTGTAGGATTCATGGATTACCAGAATTGGGTGAAAAAATTGGGAATAGATTAATAGAACTGGACCCAACCTATGATGGACATTATGTGCAATTAGCTAGTATTTATGCCAATTCCAGGAAATGGGAAGATGTAGTTAGAGTTCGAAGATTGATGGCTGAGAGAAACACTAGTAAAGTTGCAGGTTGGAGCTTGATAGAAGCCCAAGGAAAAGTACATCGATTTGTTGCAGGGCATGGAGAGCATGAGCAGTCTCTAGAGATACAAAAGATGCTTGAAATAATTGAAACTCGGCTAGCAGCAGCTGGCTATGTTCCCAACGTTTCACCTGTCTTACATGATATTGgagaggaagaaaaggagaatgCAATTAAGGTGCACAGTGAGAGGTTAGCTATTGCATTTGGTCTTTTGGTTACAGGGCCTGGAAGTTGCATTCGGATTGTGAAGAACCTGAGGGTTTGTTGGGATTGTCATGAGGTGACCAAGATGATAACAAGAGTGTTTGGACGGGAGATAATTGTAAGGGATGGGAGCagatttcatcattttaagGAAGGGAAATGCTCATGTCTAGATTATTGGTAG
- the LOC118030813 gene encoding pentatricopeptide repeat-containing protein At5g48910 isoform X2 has product MLAGFARDGQVSVVEKLFDEMPGRDVISWNTMLMAYVHNGNLGEALECFKRMRESGLVPDEATLVTMLSASAQLSLLEHGRSIHSIIDSLNLPMTISIGTALLDMYAKCGCIEQSRLLFENMPRREVSTWNVMICGLASHGLGKDALTLFERFLNEGLHPMNVTFVGVLNACSRAGLVKEGRHYFQMMTDSYGIEPEMEHYGCMVDLLGRAGLVFEAIKVIENMAISPDPVLWAMVLCACRIHGLPELGEKIGNRLIELDPTYDGHYVQLASIYANSRKWEDVVRVRRLMAERNTSKVAGWSLIEAQGKVHRFVAGHGEHEQSLEIQKMLEIIETRLAAAGYVPNVSPVLHDIGEEEKENAIKVHSERLAIAFGLLVTGPGSCIRIVKNLRVCWDCHEVTKMITRVFGREIIVRDGSRFHHFKEGKCSCLDYW; this is encoded by the coding sequence ATGTTGGCTGGTTTTGCAAGAGATGGGCAGGTTAGTGTTGTAGAGaaattgtttgatgaaatgcccGGAAGAGATGTCATTTCATGGAATACGATGCTTATGGCTTATGTTCATAATGGGAACCTTGGAGAAGCATTAGAGTGTTTTAAGAGGATGAGAGAGAGTGGGTTAGTACCAGATGAGGCCACGTTGGTGACAATGCTCTCAGCATCAGCACAATTAAGTTTGCTTGAACATGGTCGGTCAATTCATTCGATTATAGATTCTCTGAATCTCCCAATGACTATTAGCATTGGGACTGCGCTTCTGGACATGTATGCAAAATGTGGATGCATTGAACAGTCTAGGCTTTTGTTTGAAAACATGCCTCGAAGAGAGGTTTCTACATGGAATGTTATGATTTGTGGATTGGCCTCGCATGGACTTGGAAAGGATGCTCTCACACTCTTTGAGAGGTTCTTAAATGAAGGACTTCATCCCATGAATGTAACCTTTGTGGGGGTTCTGAATGCTTGTAGTCGAGCAGGTTTGGTTAAGGAGGGCAGACATTATTTTCAGATGATGACAGATAGCTATGGCATTGAGCCGGAGATGGAGCATTATGGCTGCATGGTTGATCTCTTAGGACGAGCTGGTTTAGTATTTGAGGCTATCAAAGTGATTGAGAACATGGCTATCTCACCAGACCCAGTGTTGTGGGCGATGGTTCTTTGTGCTTGTAGGATTCATGGATTACCAGAATTGGGTGAAAAAATTGGGAATAGATTAATAGAACTGGACCCAACCTATGATGGACATTATGTGCAATTAGCTAGTATTTATGCCAATTCCAGGAAATGGGAAGATGTAGTTAGAGTTCGAAGATTGATGGCTGAGAGAAACACTAGTAAAGTTGCAGGTTGGAGCTTGATAGAAGCCCAAGGAAAAGTACATCGATTTGTTGCAGGGCATGGAGAGCATGAGCAGTCTCTAGAGATACAAAAGATGCTTGAAATAATTGAAACTCGGCTAGCAGCAGCTGGCTATGTTCCCAACGTTTCACCTGTCTTACATGATATTGgagaggaagaaaaggagaatgCAATTAAGGTGCACAGTGAGAGGTTAGCTATTGCATTTGGTCTTTTGGTTACAGGGCCTGGAAGTTGCATTCGGATTGTGAAGAACCTGAGGGTTTGTTGGGATTGTCATGAGGTGACCAAGATGATAACAAGAGTGTTTGGACGGGAGATAATTGTAAGGGATGGGAGCagatttcatcattttaagGAAGGGAAATGCTCATGTCTAGATTATTGGTAG